A part of Apostichopus japonicus isolate 1M-3 chromosome 10, ASM3797524v1, whole genome shotgun sequence genomic DNA contains:
- the LOC139974829 gene encoding run domain Beclin-1-interacting and cysteine-rich domain-containing protein-like isoform X4 encodes MISAEDKRSHSEECKTLLGDLKSIVESLLVVNTTSVWSTVGGLSRLVKQLDKILSHGLKEEGGDYWPFILNLRQLQPTLAPAVEKVNRQSESQGTRQGHFWLQSSLEQLTVSGQLQILLASGRMQQYYLDYALVCQPAFTQALLTCLRAIEHNDSCLLAELDYSLFQMQRSITRQEPSFPPRSAFNPFSYQGSNELGSRLYPPIFIEPCKQDVTVSLSPEHALGSIPPNHRRSAKDNLESVLDVKERRGSIDKIAQTEDKDPLMNIHCTDLTRESNPSSGDVNGNEPSENGVIKRKNNKMQVPLSRLSSEEEFVPSKRVRESHQGRSARSHRNLRVEEDAIMEDNSNVRVTENEMPWEATRGAEVVREDPTKNENSYEVRRKGPVRRYHSHAGRASKGAEASVRPDTDYHVSLFSPEGKDNWERSIKKHDQFGSVKSRSRLRKLSTDASMSQHEKLLRRRNAHKRWHSEHLTQKEARRIMEEEAKASNDDSDGGEYSSSLPDHERQWYHGIQSPMVDGYFPQPSEGESLMSFLSSQDFATCPELDRENAHFCISEAIISAVEQIKCKQMKQRCDSESDASDEEIQELKQRIRIRRKERRRDRMLLEEEGLQQVSSPDSLSAELMDILQLSSSESDSDADLQRGLSSKGLIYSDNTNQIHSETNSHLSAESIALSLLKKFSLKHLPRASELEWMVSEKDAPQALLPLPQSVPISPDDGENSDLLSLSNKSMRLRGNMEWAPPRAQLIFNIHPIPKRKLIIAKQNYRCAGCGMKIERGFLKRLRYCHYLGKFFCQCCHTTNTTIIPSRILRKWDFTKMAVSNFSLEFLRKIHSDPLFNIGDINPHLYRKVKTLQNCQELRSQLFSLKDFIRTCRLSDRSLFSLFDQEPPHLLSETDTYSIEDLMRVRSGELEKTLNKLLQLGVQHVTQCELCQAKGFICEMCRNECDVIFPFELQKAIQCPECGSCYHRACFDFTTDCPKCIRIKRRKILLAQISESEDSSQSTSRPGTPEDGAS; translated from the exons ATGATATCAGCAGAAGATAAAAGAAG CCATAGTGAAGAATGCAAGACACTTCTCGGGGATCTGAAGAGTATTGTAGAAAGCCTATTGGTGGTCAACACAACAAGTGTCTGGTCAACTGTGGGAGGACTTTCAAGATTGGTCAAGCAGCTAGACAAGATCTTATCACATGGTCTTAAGGAAGAG GGAGGTGACTATTGGCCCTTTATTCTGAATTTGAGACAGCTCCAACCAACACTCGCACCAGCGGTGGAGAAAGTCAACAGGCAGTCCGAAAGTCAAGGGACTAGACAGGGTCACTTTTGGCTCCAGTCTAGCTTGGAACAACTGACCGTGTCAGGCCAGTTACAGATTCTTTTAGCCAGTGGACGTATGCAACAGTACTATCTCG ATTATGCCCTTGTCTGCCAGCCAGCCTTTACCCAAGCCCTCTTGACCTGTTTGAGAGCCATTGAACATAATGACTCTTGCCTCTTAGCCGAGTTGGACTACAGCTTG TTTCAGATGCAAAGGTCAATCACCCGTCAAGAGCCGTCTTTTCCACCGAGATCAGCCTTCAATCCTTTCAGCTACCAAGGCTCCAATGAGTTAGGATCTCGGTTGTACCCACCAATCTTTATTGAGCCTTGTAAGCAGGATGTAACTGTGTCATTAAGCCCAGAGCATGCCCTAGGAAGTATACCACCTAACCACAGGAGGAGCGCTAAAGATAACTTGGAATCTGTTCTGGACGTGAAAGAGAGAAGAGGAAGTATAGATAAAATCGCTCAGACTGAAGATAAGGACcctctcatgaatattcattgtacAGATTTGACAAGAGAGTCCAATCCTTCCTCAGGTGACGTCAACGGGAACGAGCCATCCGAAAATGGCGTGATTAAGAGGAAGAATAACAAGATGCAAGTCCCTCTGAGCCGGTTAAGCTCTGAGGAGGAGTTTGTGCCCTCTAAAAGAGTACGAGAGAGTCACCAGGGTCGGAGTGCCCGTAGTCACCGAAATCTGCGGGTAGAAGAAGACGCCATCATGGAAGACAATAGCAATGTTCGGGTCACAGAGAATGAGATGCCATGGGAGGCAACGAGGGGTGCAGAGGTAGTGCGAGAAGATCCGACCAAAAACGAAAACTCATATGAAGTCAGGCGCAAGGGGCCGGTCCGCAGGTATCATTCACATGCCGGCAGAGCTTCGAAGGGCGCGGAAGCCTCTGTGCGCCCCGACACGGATTACCACGTCAGTTTATTTTCACCGGAGGGGAAAGACAATTGGGAGAGATCTATAAAGAAGCACGACCAGTTTGGATCGGTGAAATCGAGGAGCCGTCTGAGAAAACTGAGTACCGACGCCAGCATGTCTCAACATGAGAAACTATTGAGGAGGAGAAACGCCCATAAACGGTGGCACTCGGAGCATCTAACCCAAAAAGAGGCGAGAAGGATAATGGAGGAGGAGGCTAAAGCGAGTAATGATGATAGTGATGGAGGTGAATACTCTTCTTCTCTCCCGGACCATGAGAGGCAGTGGTATCACG GGATCCAGTCACCAATGGTGGATGGATATTTCCCCCAGCCATCAGAGGGTGAATCGTTAATGAGTTTTCTATCATCACAAGATTTTGCTACCTGCCCAGAACTAGACAGG GAGAATGCTCATTTCTGTATCTCGGAGGCCATTATATCAGCGGTTGAACAGATTAAATGTAAACAGATGAAGCAGCGTTGTGACAGCGAATCAGATGCATCGGACGAGGAGATACAAGAGCTGAAACAGAGGATCAGAATTAGAAGAAAGGAGAGAAGAAGAGACAGGATGCTGCTGGAAGAAGAGGGACTGCAACAAG TGTCAAGTCCTGACTCATTGTCTGCCGAATTGATGGACATTTTACAGCTCTCCTCGTCTGAATCAGATTCGG ATGCTGATTTACAGCGAGGTTTATCCAGCAAAGGCCTCATTTATAGCGATAACACCAACCAAATTCACTCGGAAACCAACAGTCATCTTTCAGCGGAGTCTATCGCCCTCTCCCTTCTAAAGAAGTTCTCGCTGAAGCACCTCCCGAGGGCCTCTGAGCTGGAATGGATGGTGTCAGAGAAGGATGCTCCCCAAGCT CTTCTACCATTACCCCAATCCGTGCCCATCTCACCAGATGACGGAGAGAATTCTGATCTGCTTAGTCTTTCAAATAAAAGT ATGCGACTCAGAGGTAACATGGAATGGGCTCCACCGAGAGCACAATTGATATTTAACATTCATCCAATTCCAAA GAGAAAACTTATCATTGCCAAGCAAAATTATAGGTGTGCTGGGTGTGGAATGAAAATAGAAAGAG GGTTTCTGAAAAGACTTAGGTATTGCCATTATTTAGGTAAATTTTTCTGCCAGTGTTGCCACACGACCAACACAACCATCATCCCATCGAGGATTCTTAGGAAGTGGGATTTCACCAAGATGGCAGTCTCGAACTTTTCACTGGAATTCTTGAGAAAGATCCACAGCGACCCTCTGTTTAATATAGGAGACATCAACCCACACCTATATAGGAAGGTCAAGACCTTACAGAACTGCCAG GAGCTTAGGTCTCAACTATTCTCATTGAAAGATTTTATACGGACCTGTAGGCTAAGCGATCG TTCCCTTTTTTCACTGTTCGACCAAGAACCTCCACACCTTCTCTCCGAGACGGATACTTACTCCATAGAAGACTTGATGCGGGTCAGAAGCGGGGAACTGGAGAAGACCCTGAATAAACTACTGCAGCTCGGGGTACAACATGTGACTCAGTGTGAG CTTTGTCAAGCCAAAGGTTTCATCTGTGAGATGTGCAGGAATGaatgtgatgtcatatttccaTTTGAGCTACAGAAAGCTATTCAGTGTCCAG AATGTGGTTCTTGTTATCATCGGGCCTGTTTTGACTTTACGACAGATTGTCCAAAATGTATCAGGATCAAAAGGAG gaaaatacttcTGGCACAAATTTCTGAGAGTGAAGATAGCAGTCAGTCTACCTCCAGACCAGGAACACCTGAAGATGGTGCCAGCTGA
- the LOC139974829 gene encoding run domain Beclin-1-interacting and cysteine-rich domain-containing protein-like isoform X2: protein MISAEDKRSHSEECKTLLGDLKSIVESLLVVNTTSVWSTVGGLSRLVKQLDKILSHGLKEEGGDYWPFILNLRQLQPTLAPAVEKVNRQSESQGTRQGHFWLQSSLEQLTVSGQLQILLASGRMQQYYLDYALVCQPAFTQALLTCLRAIEHNDSCLLAELDYSLFQMQRSITRQEPSFPPRSAFNPFSYQGSNELGSRLYPPIFIEPCKQDVTVSLSPEHALGSIPPNHRRSAKDNLESVLDVKERRGSIDKIAQTEDKDPLMNIHCTDLTRESNPSSGDVNGNEPSENGVIKRKNNKMQVPLSRLSSEEEFVPSKRVRESHQGRSARSHRNLRVEEDAIMEDNSNVRVTENEMPWEATRGAEVVREDPTKNENSYEVRRKGPVRRYHSHAGRASKGAEASVRPDTDYHVSLFSPEGKDNWERSIKKHDQFGSVKSRSRLRKLSTDASMSQHEKLLRRRNAHKRWHSEHLTQKEARRIMEEEAKASNDDSDGGEYSSSLPDHERQWYHGIQSPMVDGYFPQPSEGESLMSFLSSQDFATCPELDRENAHFCISEAIISAVEQIKCKQMKQRCDSESDASDEEIQELKQRIRIRRKERRRDRMLLEEEGLQQDYSDNDGLEDLELTDRVGTNLTSMQDGGLSASMASLYSDADLQRGLSSKGLIYSDNTNQIHSETNSHLSAESIALSLLKKFSLKHLPRASELEWMVSEKDAPQALLPLPQSVPISPDDGENSDLLSLSNKSMRLRGNMEWAPPRAQLIFNIHPIPKRKLIIAKQNYRCAGCGMKIERGFLKRLRYCHYLGKFFCQCCHTTNTTIIPSRILRKWDFTKMAVSNFSLEFLRKIHSDPLFNIGDINPHLYRKVKTLQNCQELRSQLFSLKDFIRTCRLSDRSLFSLFDQEPPHLLSETDTYSIEDLMRVRSGELEKTLNKLLQLGVQHVTQCELCQAKGFICEMCRNECDVIFPFELQKAIQCPECGSCYHRACFDFTTDCPKCIRIKRRKILLAQISESEDSSQSTSRPGTPEDGAS, encoded by the exons ATGATATCAGCAGAAGATAAAAGAAG CCATAGTGAAGAATGCAAGACACTTCTCGGGGATCTGAAGAGTATTGTAGAAAGCCTATTGGTGGTCAACACAACAAGTGTCTGGTCAACTGTGGGAGGACTTTCAAGATTGGTCAAGCAGCTAGACAAGATCTTATCACATGGTCTTAAGGAAGAG GGAGGTGACTATTGGCCCTTTATTCTGAATTTGAGACAGCTCCAACCAACACTCGCACCAGCGGTGGAGAAAGTCAACAGGCAGTCCGAAAGTCAAGGGACTAGACAGGGTCACTTTTGGCTCCAGTCTAGCTTGGAACAACTGACCGTGTCAGGCCAGTTACAGATTCTTTTAGCCAGTGGACGTATGCAACAGTACTATCTCG ATTATGCCCTTGTCTGCCAGCCAGCCTTTACCCAAGCCCTCTTGACCTGTTTGAGAGCCATTGAACATAATGACTCTTGCCTCTTAGCCGAGTTGGACTACAGCTTG TTTCAGATGCAAAGGTCAATCACCCGTCAAGAGCCGTCTTTTCCACCGAGATCAGCCTTCAATCCTTTCAGCTACCAAGGCTCCAATGAGTTAGGATCTCGGTTGTACCCACCAATCTTTATTGAGCCTTGTAAGCAGGATGTAACTGTGTCATTAAGCCCAGAGCATGCCCTAGGAAGTATACCACCTAACCACAGGAGGAGCGCTAAAGATAACTTGGAATCTGTTCTGGACGTGAAAGAGAGAAGAGGAAGTATAGATAAAATCGCTCAGACTGAAGATAAGGACcctctcatgaatattcattgtacAGATTTGACAAGAGAGTCCAATCCTTCCTCAGGTGACGTCAACGGGAACGAGCCATCCGAAAATGGCGTGATTAAGAGGAAGAATAACAAGATGCAAGTCCCTCTGAGCCGGTTAAGCTCTGAGGAGGAGTTTGTGCCCTCTAAAAGAGTACGAGAGAGTCACCAGGGTCGGAGTGCCCGTAGTCACCGAAATCTGCGGGTAGAAGAAGACGCCATCATGGAAGACAATAGCAATGTTCGGGTCACAGAGAATGAGATGCCATGGGAGGCAACGAGGGGTGCAGAGGTAGTGCGAGAAGATCCGACCAAAAACGAAAACTCATATGAAGTCAGGCGCAAGGGGCCGGTCCGCAGGTATCATTCACATGCCGGCAGAGCTTCGAAGGGCGCGGAAGCCTCTGTGCGCCCCGACACGGATTACCACGTCAGTTTATTTTCACCGGAGGGGAAAGACAATTGGGAGAGATCTATAAAGAAGCACGACCAGTTTGGATCGGTGAAATCGAGGAGCCGTCTGAGAAAACTGAGTACCGACGCCAGCATGTCTCAACATGAGAAACTATTGAGGAGGAGAAACGCCCATAAACGGTGGCACTCGGAGCATCTAACCCAAAAAGAGGCGAGAAGGATAATGGAGGAGGAGGCTAAAGCGAGTAATGATGATAGTGATGGAGGTGAATACTCTTCTTCTCTCCCGGACCATGAGAGGCAGTGGTATCACG GGATCCAGTCACCAATGGTGGATGGATATTTCCCCCAGCCATCAGAGGGTGAATCGTTAATGAGTTTTCTATCATCACAAGATTTTGCTACCTGCCCAGAACTAGACAGG GAGAATGCTCATTTCTGTATCTCGGAGGCCATTATATCAGCGGTTGAACAGATTAAATGTAAACAGATGAAGCAGCGTTGTGACAGCGAATCAGATGCATCGGACGAGGAGATACAAGAGCTGAAACAGAGGATCAGAATTAGAAGAAAGGAGAGAAGAAGAGACAGGATGCTGCTGGAAGAAGAGGGACTGCAACAAG ATTATTCAGACAACGATGGTCTGGAGGATTTAGAATTAACAGACAGAGTGGGCACAAACTTAACTAGTATGCAAGATGGGGGTCTTTCTGCATCAATGGCTTCACTTTATTCTG ATGCTGATTTACAGCGAGGTTTATCCAGCAAAGGCCTCATTTATAGCGATAACACCAACCAAATTCACTCGGAAACCAACAGTCATCTTTCAGCGGAGTCTATCGCCCTCTCCCTTCTAAAGAAGTTCTCGCTGAAGCACCTCCCGAGGGCCTCTGAGCTGGAATGGATGGTGTCAGAGAAGGATGCTCCCCAAGCT CTTCTACCATTACCCCAATCCGTGCCCATCTCACCAGATGACGGAGAGAATTCTGATCTGCTTAGTCTTTCAAATAAAAGT ATGCGACTCAGAGGTAACATGGAATGGGCTCCACCGAGAGCACAATTGATATTTAACATTCATCCAATTCCAAA GAGAAAACTTATCATTGCCAAGCAAAATTATAGGTGTGCTGGGTGTGGAATGAAAATAGAAAGAG GGTTTCTGAAAAGACTTAGGTATTGCCATTATTTAGGTAAATTTTTCTGCCAGTGTTGCCACACGACCAACACAACCATCATCCCATCGAGGATTCTTAGGAAGTGGGATTTCACCAAGATGGCAGTCTCGAACTTTTCACTGGAATTCTTGAGAAAGATCCACAGCGACCCTCTGTTTAATATAGGAGACATCAACCCACACCTATATAGGAAGGTCAAGACCTTACAGAACTGCCAG GAGCTTAGGTCTCAACTATTCTCATTGAAAGATTTTATACGGACCTGTAGGCTAAGCGATCG TTCCCTTTTTTCACTGTTCGACCAAGAACCTCCACACCTTCTCTCCGAGACGGATACTTACTCCATAGAAGACTTGATGCGGGTCAGAAGCGGGGAACTGGAGAAGACCCTGAATAAACTACTGCAGCTCGGGGTACAACATGTGACTCAGTGTGAG CTTTGTCAAGCCAAAGGTTTCATCTGTGAGATGTGCAGGAATGaatgtgatgtcatatttccaTTTGAGCTACAGAAAGCTATTCAGTGTCCAG AATGTGGTTCTTGTTATCATCGGGCCTGTTTTGACTTTACGACAGATTGTCCAAAATGTATCAGGATCAAAAGGAG gaaaatacttcTGGCACAAATTTCTGAGAGTGAAGATAGCAGTCAGTCTACCTCCAGACCAGGAACACCTGAAGATGGTGCCAGCTGA
- the LOC139974829 gene encoding run domain Beclin-1-interacting and cysteine-rich domain-containing protein-like isoform X3, producing MISAEDKRSHSEECKTLLGDLKSIVESLLVVNTTSVWSTVGGLSRLVKQLDKILSHGLKEEGGDYWPFILNLRQLQPTLAPAVEKVNRQSESQGTRQGHFWLQSSLEQLTVSGQLQILLASGRMQQYYLDYALVCQPAFTQALLTCLRAIEHNDSCLLAELDYSLFQMQRSITRQEPSFPPRSAFNPFSYQGSNELGSRLYPPIFIEPCKQDVTVSLSPEHALGSIPPNHRRSAKDNLESVLDVKERRGSIDKIAQTEDKDPLMNIHCTDLTRESNPSSGDVNGNEPSENGVIKRKNNKMQVPLSRLSSEEEFVPSKRVRESHQGRSARSHRNLRVEEDAIMEDNSNVRVTENEMPWEATRGAEVVREDPTKNENSYEVRRKGPVRRYHSHAGRASKGAEASVRPDTDYHVSLFSPEGKDNWERSIKKHDQFGSVKSRSRLRKLSTDASMSQHEKLLRRRNAHKRWHSEHLTQKEARRIMEEEAKASNDDSDGGEYSSSLPDHERQWYHGIQSPMVDGYFPQPSEGESLMSFLSSQDFATCPELDRENAHFCISEAIISAVEQIKCKQMKQRCDSESDASDEEIQELKQRIRIRRKERRRDRMLLEEEGLQQVSSPDSLSAELMDILQLSSSESDSDYSDNDGLEDLELTDRVGTNLTSMQDGGLSASMASLYSDADLQRGLSSKGLIYSDNTNQIHSETNSHLSAESIALSLLKKFSLKHLPRASELEWMVSEKDAPQAMRLRGNMEWAPPRAQLIFNIHPIPKRKLIIAKQNYRCAGCGMKIERGFLKRLRYCHYLGKFFCQCCHTTNTTIIPSRILRKWDFTKMAVSNFSLEFLRKIHSDPLFNIGDINPHLYRKVKTLQNCQELRSQLFSLKDFIRTCRLSDRSLFSLFDQEPPHLLSETDTYSIEDLMRVRSGELEKTLNKLLQLGVQHVTQCELCQAKGFICEMCRNECDVIFPFELQKAIQCPECGSCYHRACFDFTTDCPKCIRIKRRKILLAQISESEDSSQSTSRPGTPEDGAS from the exons ATGATATCAGCAGAAGATAAAAGAAG CCATAGTGAAGAATGCAAGACACTTCTCGGGGATCTGAAGAGTATTGTAGAAAGCCTATTGGTGGTCAACACAACAAGTGTCTGGTCAACTGTGGGAGGACTTTCAAGATTGGTCAAGCAGCTAGACAAGATCTTATCACATGGTCTTAAGGAAGAG GGAGGTGACTATTGGCCCTTTATTCTGAATTTGAGACAGCTCCAACCAACACTCGCACCAGCGGTGGAGAAAGTCAACAGGCAGTCCGAAAGTCAAGGGACTAGACAGGGTCACTTTTGGCTCCAGTCTAGCTTGGAACAACTGACCGTGTCAGGCCAGTTACAGATTCTTTTAGCCAGTGGACGTATGCAACAGTACTATCTCG ATTATGCCCTTGTCTGCCAGCCAGCCTTTACCCAAGCCCTCTTGACCTGTTTGAGAGCCATTGAACATAATGACTCTTGCCTCTTAGCCGAGTTGGACTACAGCTTG TTTCAGATGCAAAGGTCAATCACCCGTCAAGAGCCGTCTTTTCCACCGAGATCAGCCTTCAATCCTTTCAGCTACCAAGGCTCCAATGAGTTAGGATCTCGGTTGTACCCACCAATCTTTATTGAGCCTTGTAAGCAGGATGTAACTGTGTCATTAAGCCCAGAGCATGCCCTAGGAAGTATACCACCTAACCACAGGAGGAGCGCTAAAGATAACTTGGAATCTGTTCTGGACGTGAAAGAGAGAAGAGGAAGTATAGATAAAATCGCTCAGACTGAAGATAAGGACcctctcatgaatattcattgtacAGATTTGACAAGAGAGTCCAATCCTTCCTCAGGTGACGTCAACGGGAACGAGCCATCCGAAAATGGCGTGATTAAGAGGAAGAATAACAAGATGCAAGTCCCTCTGAGCCGGTTAAGCTCTGAGGAGGAGTTTGTGCCCTCTAAAAGAGTACGAGAGAGTCACCAGGGTCGGAGTGCCCGTAGTCACCGAAATCTGCGGGTAGAAGAAGACGCCATCATGGAAGACAATAGCAATGTTCGGGTCACAGAGAATGAGATGCCATGGGAGGCAACGAGGGGTGCAGAGGTAGTGCGAGAAGATCCGACCAAAAACGAAAACTCATATGAAGTCAGGCGCAAGGGGCCGGTCCGCAGGTATCATTCACATGCCGGCAGAGCTTCGAAGGGCGCGGAAGCCTCTGTGCGCCCCGACACGGATTACCACGTCAGTTTATTTTCACCGGAGGGGAAAGACAATTGGGAGAGATCTATAAAGAAGCACGACCAGTTTGGATCGGTGAAATCGAGGAGCCGTCTGAGAAAACTGAGTACCGACGCCAGCATGTCTCAACATGAGAAACTATTGAGGAGGAGAAACGCCCATAAACGGTGGCACTCGGAGCATCTAACCCAAAAAGAGGCGAGAAGGATAATGGAGGAGGAGGCTAAAGCGAGTAATGATGATAGTGATGGAGGTGAATACTCTTCTTCTCTCCCGGACCATGAGAGGCAGTGGTATCACG GGATCCAGTCACCAATGGTGGATGGATATTTCCCCCAGCCATCAGAGGGTGAATCGTTAATGAGTTTTCTATCATCACAAGATTTTGCTACCTGCCCAGAACTAGACAGG GAGAATGCTCATTTCTGTATCTCGGAGGCCATTATATCAGCGGTTGAACAGATTAAATGTAAACAGATGAAGCAGCGTTGTGACAGCGAATCAGATGCATCGGACGAGGAGATACAAGAGCTGAAACAGAGGATCAGAATTAGAAGAAAGGAGAGAAGAAGAGACAGGATGCTGCTGGAAGAAGAGGGACTGCAACAAG TGTCAAGTCCTGACTCATTGTCTGCCGAATTGATGGACATTTTACAGCTCTCCTCGTCTGAATCAGATTCGG ATTATTCAGACAACGATGGTCTGGAGGATTTAGAATTAACAGACAGAGTGGGCACAAACTTAACTAGTATGCAAGATGGGGGTCTTTCTGCATCAATGGCTTCACTTTATTCTG ATGCTGATTTACAGCGAGGTTTATCCAGCAAAGGCCTCATTTATAGCGATAACACCAACCAAATTCACTCGGAAACCAACAGTCATCTTTCAGCGGAGTCTATCGCCCTCTCCCTTCTAAAGAAGTTCTCGCTGAAGCACCTCCCGAGGGCCTCTGAGCTGGAATGGATGGTGTCAGAGAAGGATGCTCCCCAAGCT ATGCGACTCAGAGGTAACATGGAATGGGCTCCACCGAGAGCACAATTGATATTTAACATTCATCCAATTCCAAA GAGAAAACTTATCATTGCCAAGCAAAATTATAGGTGTGCTGGGTGTGGAATGAAAATAGAAAGAG GGTTTCTGAAAAGACTTAGGTATTGCCATTATTTAGGTAAATTTTTCTGCCAGTGTTGCCACACGACCAACACAACCATCATCCCATCGAGGATTCTTAGGAAGTGGGATTTCACCAAGATGGCAGTCTCGAACTTTTCACTGGAATTCTTGAGAAAGATCCACAGCGACCCTCTGTTTAATATAGGAGACATCAACCCACACCTATATAGGAAGGTCAAGACCTTACAGAACTGCCAG GAGCTTAGGTCTCAACTATTCTCATTGAAAGATTTTATACGGACCTGTAGGCTAAGCGATCG TTCCCTTTTTTCACTGTTCGACCAAGAACCTCCACACCTTCTCTCCGAGACGGATACTTACTCCATAGAAGACTTGATGCGGGTCAGAAGCGGGGAACTGGAGAAGACCCTGAATAAACTACTGCAGCTCGGGGTACAACATGTGACTCAGTGTGAG CTTTGTCAAGCCAAAGGTTTCATCTGTGAGATGTGCAGGAATGaatgtgatgtcatatttccaTTTGAGCTACAGAAAGCTATTCAGTGTCCAG AATGTGGTTCTTGTTATCATCGGGCCTGTTTTGACTTTACGACAGATTGTCCAAAATGTATCAGGATCAAAAGGAG gaaaatacttcTGGCACAAATTTCTGAGAGTGAAGATAGCAGTCAGTCTACCTCCAGACCAGGAACACCTGAAGATGGTGCCAGCTGA